Genomic window (Gopherus evgoodei ecotype Sinaloan lineage unplaced genomic scaffold, rGopEvg1_v1.p scaffold_71_arrow_ctg1, whole genome shotgun sequence):
GGAACTGTTGGCTCAGTTTCGGGTTTATTTGACTCAGCAATGTCAAGGTGGAACAGGTGGAAGGTATAAAAAGACCCATTAGTTACTGTGAACGTGAACAAGCAGGTCCGGTTTCACAACCCATAATGACAGGAGTCAAAGGTTTAACTACAGAAGAAAACTGTACtattcataacattcataacaTTGCTAGGCCGTTCACTCAGACAGAATAAAAATCAGTGAGATAATGAGTGAAAACAATGAGGAGGCGAAAACTTGCCACATGGGTACTATTAGCAGTACCCTGGAAGTTACTAAATAAGGCAAAATTCCAACTATCCTTAAGGCTGAACAGCTCCTTAAGGGCTTATTCGTCCTCAGTGCATCGCTAAACCTTATGACGAACGACATCATGGTATAAAATTCTACAAGATGTTCCTTCTAGCACTGCTAGAAACTTGCGATCTGCGGCATCACATCCAAATATAGGCTCACATGGCGGCCCGTCTCCAGTGCTGCTAACACCGACATTACACCATGTTTTATGCACATTAAGCTGGGACACTAATAAATTCTCAACATTGTATGTCAAACCGTACAGAGTAACTTTCCTGTAATCAGCTCCTGTTCTTACCTTTCCTGGCTATAAAGTTTGATTATCAATTCAAATAATTGACCAGACAGTCTTATGTTTTACCTTTGGATTATTCTTTCCTCTGTGTTAGCAACACCAGTGTTGATAATCACCTGGGACAACTGAGGCCCTATTCTGAGGGACTCTTGGTCAAAATCCAAACAAAGTGACCTTCCCCGGACAGATGTTGAGTGAATAAGTGTTCTTTTCTATTCTAGTTGTTATGCGATTCTTGAAAATTGGATAGGCCAATTATCATACAGGCCAATTTTCTAGTTTGTTAGCCAAACTAGACTCCTAATATTTTTGCCTTCTTATCTCTATATGTTGCTCTTAAGGACAGTTAATAAAATTCTCTACAATCAAATTTAGCTCAAGCCCTTTTGTGTAGTTAAGCCACCAGAATTCAAGAGCCCCAAGGATGGTGGAATGGGGAAATCCATTATGCAAACTGATTaacaaaagtttgtttttatcTAATTGAGACCACAACTGAGAAGGGAGTGAACGTTCATGAGATGTCACAGTAACCCAGGACAGCAAATGCTGACGGGCAAAGGTGCGAAAGGGTGACAGACTGATTTAGACCAAATAAAATCTGTCTTTGCTGTTCTTGTCCCTCCGGATCTAACTCCAGAATTGTATTCAGATTATGCCTGTGAACAAGAGAAGTGGGGGACTGGAAATCAATGATCCGAAACTTGGCCAAATGGGTGAAGAAAATAATGAGGGGACAGGCTATTCCAGCCACCACTCCCTTTGGAGGCCTCAAAGAGACCTTGTGGGGAGAACAGCAGCAATGCTGGCTGACCCCGGCATCCACCATCACTCTGCTAGGCCTTCACTGTCCTGATCCTAAGGGACGTCATGACCGGCCTGACTCAGAGAGGGACTCAGATGATGTAGCCACCTCTACCTGCTTTGGGTAAATCCTAACCACCACCCGGGGTGGGAGACTTTGTCACCTCCCTGTGTCACTCACCCTTtgtcaccttcctctgcaccacgtccttttccttccccagctTATTTCTTCAccatcctgtctctctctctcttttggcttAGTCCGCCAAGAATGTATAACTTGCAACCCAGATATGAGCCTGTGACCagagaggcagctaaaagcacTGTCCTGCACAGCTCAATACTGGCATGAGTTTGCCAGATTTCAGTGGGGCTGGTCACACTGGGGTCTGGACCCAGGTTTCTCCAGCAGGGAGGTGGCAAGTGAGAACTAACAACCAGAAGCCAGGTCATCTGTCTTTGCTGTTCTTGTCTCtccttttgtttgtcttgtcttggaggaaacaggatcagactttaacaacaaTAGCAACTGCAGCTCCAACTTATTTCGACTGTTTCCCTTTGCCTCAAAAAGAACAGTTGTTGCTATGTAaagactgagggtatgtttacaccTAAAACGCTGCATCGGCGCATAAGTCACCTCCCCGAgatagaattcttccattgacctagcactgctTGCACTGGGGGTTAGATTGGGACAACTGCGTTGCTCCAGGGTCTGggtttttcacaaccctgagagaTGTAACTATGCCGATGTAcatttccagtgtagaccagcccacaaggtgggtgaagtaatatccgttattggaccaacttctgttggtgagagagacaagctttcaagctccacagagctctccttcagggctgggaaaggtacgCCGAGGGTCACAGCTAAATAGAAGGCAGCGTGGATCGCTTAGCACAAGGAGTTAGCACGTGTTGCAAGCGACTATTCAAAGTGAGGTGGGCAGGTAACGCTTCTGCAGTCCAAGGACAATGGAGGGTTAGTGGGtttcagattgttgtaatgagccataaatccagtgtctctattgagtccatgatttttgtgTCCAggagagttatgaatttaagcttccaggttCATATTTTGAAAGTTTTGTGTAGGTTTCCTTTCAGGACAAGGCCTGAGAAGTCAGATAGGAAGCGATCATTCTGTGACAATTGTTCACCTGtgggtgatgtggtgtttttgtcttttttcattttcctgtgCGAGTTCATTCAAGGGCCCAGCGATTTCTGGTTTCACCTCTGGAGAACTTGGAGAGGGGATTTGGGGTGTTGTTTGAAGGTCAAAAAGAGAGCTCAGGGAAGATTTTTCAGGACTCCCCATTGAGTACGGGCTGTTGTTGTTTGATGATATCCCATGTGGGATCCAGTGTAAGGTGCTGGGTGACAATTGGGGATGTGTGGTTCCAGGGCTTTTATTTCCATATTGCAGCAGATTTTCTGGGGGAGTTGGGTGGCCTGGTCCATGACGTCTCTGCGGGAGTGCCCTCGTCTGGTGAAGATGGTCATGTCAAGGTGGGTTTTTATTTTCTAAAGATTCCTCACGGCCAAAATCAAAGGGAACCGGGGATGTTGTTAAAACAAAAGTTGCTGTAATACTTCATCTCTCAGAGGCTTTAACAGTTCTGTGTTCTTTTCCGTACCTAtaacagaaggttaaaaggcTGAGGAACAGGGTGTTTGCCGTGGCTCCTGGCAGGTTGAGATCTCTGTATGCCAAACTCCACCCCCTGTTCAATGCTGGACAGGGTCGGGTTAACACCTCTGACCTCAGGGCCCATTTATTCCACCCCAGTTCCCACGTGTCTGGTAGCTGGGCTGGGCTCACAGAGGGAATACACCAGATGGCCCGGTGCCTGCTGGGAGGATGGGCCAGCTGTCTGGGATGGGGGTAGTGAGAGACAGCGACACCAGTGCACTGCCTAACAAGGGTCCCTGCATAAACCCTCTATTTCCAGgcagccccccatccctgtcGAGGACCCCCTGCCTGTGACTCCTACCTCGTCcacccaactccccccccccgactCTGCCCCCAGGACCAAGCTGTCTTTAGGCATAAGCAGAATATGCAGCTGggtagggcaccatgaaatttggggtaccctacacagctgtatgctTCGTATGCAGCAGCACCATCCTCCAGCTGGCCCCCCGTGGGATGCACCCACTGAAAGGGGCACGGACGTTCCTAGGGTGGTGCGGAGCCCAGGACGACTCCCTCCACTCTGCTGGCTCCCTGCTGTGTtgctctgcttcccacagctgtgagtgtgtgtgggggggaggttgcCCAGGACCCTCCCAAGCTCCAacctctgctccctccaccaTGATCTGCCTTCCCCAGCCGCCCTctgacccctgacccccacccaggctccctcctccccacatctGCTGCTCCAGGCTCCCCCACCTCTGATCCACGCCCTCAAGTTACCCTcacatcccccctcccctccccaggctcctgccaccagcccctccccctccctcaccttccccctggctcctcccaccagccccagactcctcccaccagcccctccccctccctcaccttccCCTTGGCTCCTCCCACCAGCCCCAGACTCctcccatcagcccccctccccctggctcctcccaccAGTCCCAGACTCCTCccaccagccccttcccctccctcaccttccccctggctcctcccaccAGCCCCAGACTCCTCCCatcagcctccctccccctggctcctcccaccaccccagactcctcccaccagcccctcccctccctggctcctcccaccagccccagactcctcccaccagcccctcccctccctggctcctcccaccagccccagactcctcccaccagcccctcccctccctgcctcctcccaccagccccagactcctcccaccagcccctccctctcccctactCCTCcgccagcccccctcccagctcagGTTCTCCTTCGGGTCCGAAAAGATGCCGGAATTTTTGCATTTGGCGCTAGCCCCGCCCCTTCGGTCAGGCCGACCAATCAGGAACGCCGGATGGGGCGGGCGCACGCGCAACGGCTGGGCGGAGGCGTTAGAGCCAAGCCGAAGTCGGGGAGAGCGCTTGAGGGGCGGGCGCACGCGCTTGGGGGGGCGGTTAAGACTCATCGCAAAGGCGCATGCGTACTGAGAGTGTGGTGCACGCTCTCGAGCGGTGAGTAGAACCAGCGCATGCGTatacagcagggctggggcaagcagtGTGGCGCATGCGCACTGAAGAAACACAAAGACGGCACCGCTGAGTACGGCGCGCGACCTAGCCGACTTTGAAGAAGGCGCATGCGCAGTGAGGCGCAGACGCTCTGGGTACGGGCTCCGTCGCTCATGCGCGTGGTAAGGCGCGGATGGCGCACGCGCAGTGAAGGGACCTGAGCAGAGACTTCACAAAATGGCGGCAGGGGCTTGGGTTTCCTGGCAGCCAGTGGCTGagatgtgacccccccagcttcCCTTGGGAGCCCCAGTGTGGGCCTGGCCGGGACAGAGCCCCCAGCAGGGTCAGTTGGGGCGAGCCCCAAGGTGGCCACCACCTCGGCATGACCATCCGGGGCCACTGCCAAGAGGGCTGCCAGGGCACCACACGCATGGCGTGAGCCCCAAGATGGCCGCCAGGTTGGCGTGAGCCCCAAGATGGCCGCCGCGTTGGCATGAGTCCCAAGATGGCCGCCAGGTTGGCGTGAGCCCCAAGATGGCCGCCGCGTTGGCGTGAGTCCCAAGATGGCCACCGCGTTGGCGTGAGCCCCAAGGTGGCCGCCGCGTTGGCGTGAGTCCCAAGATGGCCGCCAGGTTGGCGTGAGCCCCAAGATGGCCGCCGCGTTGGCATGAGTCCCAAGATGGCCACCGCGTTGGCGTGAGCCCCAAGGTGGCCGCCAGGTTGGCGTGAGCCCCAAGATGGCCGCCAGGTTGGCGTGAGCCCCAAGATGGCCACTGCATTGACATGACTGGCAGATGGCGAGCCCAAGATGGCTGCCAGGTTGGCGTGAGCCCCAAGATGGCCGCCGCGTTGGCATGAGTCCCAAGATGGCCACTGCATTGACATGACTGGCAGGTGCCAAGCCCCTAAATGGCCACAGTGTTGGTGTGACTGGCATTGAAGCTCAGggctgttattgtagggtctccgcTGAACCCTTTGTTGTCATAGTGCACCCGAAAAGCACCAGCACTGACTGCtggcttgttattgtagggtctccagCCATGTTCTAAGCATTGACTCTCCCCTTGCAGGCTGATCTTGTCCTGCCATGGAGGCCACGGCTGTGGAGGAAGGCGAGGTAACCTCTGGGATGCAGTCCCTGGCGGTGGAGGATGCCCCAGAGCTGGTGCCGTCTGCAGTGGAGGACAACAGGCCGGCGCCGGaagaggcagaggagcaggggcaggaggaggaggctgggtgGTGTGTCCCCTGCAGCGACGAGGAGCTGGAGGGCCCAGAGGCCTGGATGCCGCCTCCTGAGGAGATCAGACGCCTCTACGAGCAGATCGCTGCCGAGGGCACCCTGCCGCTCCAGGCCGAGATCCTGCCCCGCAGggcccccacccctgagcctgacagtgaggaggaggagagatccGATGGGCAGCCCGAGAgcgaagaggaagaggaagagaagtgaGCGCAGGCCTGGGCTAGccaggggctgtggggtgaggggcactggcagggctggaggggggcagggctaggctagcTGGGGGCTTCAGGTTGgcgttggcagagctgggcagggcaggagacTATCTggcgctgccccttcccctgtatTGAGGATTTAACCCCTCAgctctctctgctccaggccccacGTCCCGACCGAGTTTGACTTTGACGATGAGCCTGTGATGCCCAAGAACTCCCTGATTGATCGCAGGAGAACACCAGGTAggaacagagctggggagagaacccaggagtcctgactcccagccccgccccccgctttAACCATTAGCCCCCTGTGCGGGggtagaacccaggggtcctgactcccagccctgccccccgcttTAACCATTAGCCCCCCTGTgtggggtagaacccaggagtcctgactcccagcccccccgctttAACCATTAGCCCCCTGTGCGGGggtagaacccaggggtcctgactcccagccccgccccccgctttAACCATTAGCCCCCTGTGTGGAggtagaacccaggggtcctgactcccagccccgccccccacttTAACCATTAGCCCCCTGTGCGGGggtagaacccaggggtcctgactcccagccccccccgctttAACCATTAGCCCCCCTGTgtggggtagaacccaggagtcctgactcccagcccccccgctttAACCATTAGCCCCCCTGTGTGGGggtagaacccaggggtcctgactcccagccccgccccccgctttAACCATAAGCCCCCCTGTgtggggtagaacccaggagtcctgactcccagcccccccgctttAACCATTAGCCCTCCTGTgcgggggtagaacccaggagtcctgactcccagcccccccgctttAACCATTAGCCCCCCTGTgcgggggtagaacccaggagtcctgactcccagccccgccccgagCGGGGTCCTGACACTCCTCTCCCCCGCAGGCAGCTCGCGCAGCCAGAAGCGTGAGGCCCGGCTGGACAAGGTGCTGTCGGACATGAAGCGGCACAAGAAGCTGGAGGAACAGATCCTGCGCACGGGCCACGACCTCTTCCAGCTGGACAGGGAGGAGGCACCGTCCCCACAGCGCCCCTCCGGGCTCTTCCTGCGCCAGCGCAAGTACTGACCaccgggggtggggctggcaggcagtGGGGCCTTGCCCCCTTCCCAGCGTCCTCTGGGCTGGCGCTTGGATCCCGCTGCTCCACGGCCGCTCCAGTCCAGATACCAGCTTGGAGGACTGAGATGGGGGAGGGAATACAGTGATGGACCAGTGGGGTCAGCCAGTGGGGCACGGGGCCTttccagtctggctccagggcagGGGAATGGGCCCGTGGCTTTCAGGATCTCAGCACAGCTGCCTCCATCACAcctgtggctctgcccccactggGGGCCGGCGAAGCAGGAAATGTCCCCCTGTGTTGCCCGGAGGGGGCAAAATCTAcagcctgggggtggagggaagggtcTGTCCAGTGTTTCTGCTGCAATAAATGTGTTTCTCGCCCTCTGGCGTCGCCTTTCTTCTGCCCGGTTCATGCTGAGCTGAGGCCTCAAGCTTCCCCCCCAACCAGGCCCCCTAATGCCAGACGCTCTGTCCCCAAAGAGCGGGGGGCGTCTCTACAGATGTGAGGCTTGGGACTCTCGTAGGCCCTACATAAACACCACCTTGGCAGATCCTGcaggtggtgcagcagggggccTCCCTGAGGGCCTGGCTGGGACCTCTGCCACGGGGGGGTGTCTGTGAATCGGGCCTTCCCGAGGGGAGGGGCCCCATGGCTCAGGAGTGTTTGGCAGACATGGCCACCCTGGGCACTCAGGTGGCAGGATCCTGTTCCTACAGGAGGCGGGACTTCCTCTTACACCCACAATACAAAGGTATGTGAACCCTGGGTATTCTGCCAGAAGAGGTAAGGACTTGCTGTATTGTCATCAGGGCTGGAGGTGGGACTTCCTGTATTGCTAT
Coding sequences:
- the PAGR1 gene encoding PAXIP1-associated glutamate-rich protein 1 isoform X2; the encoded protein is MEATAVEEGEVTSGMQSLAVEDAPELVPSAVEDNRPAPEEAEEQGQEEEAGWCVPCSDEELEGPEAWMPPPEEIRRLYEQIAAEGTLPLQAEILPRRAPTPEPDSEEEERSDGQPESEEEEEEKPHVPTEFDFDDEPVMPKNSLIDRRRTPGSSRSQKREARLDKVLSDMKRHKKLEEQILRTGHDLFQLDREEAPSPQRPSGLFLRQRKY
- the PAGR1 gene encoding PAXIP1-associated glutamate-rich protein 1 isoform X1, giving the protein MEATAVEEGEVTSGMQSLAVEDAPELVPSAVEDNRPAPEEAEEQGQEEEAGWCVPCSDEELEGPEAWMPPPEEIRRLYEQIAAEGTLPLQAEILPRRAPTPEPDSEEEERSDGQPESEEEEEENSLCSRPHVPTEFDFDDEPVMPKNSLIDRRRTPGSSRSQKREARLDKVLSDMKRHKKLEEQILRTGHDLFQLDREEAPSPQRPSGLFLRQRKY